CTCGCAAGGCTGGAAAAATCATCAACATCTGTTCGATGATGTCCGAGCTAGGAAGAAACACCGTAGGTGCCTATGCAGCTGCCAAAGGAGGTCTGAAGATGCTGACACAAAACATGGCTACCGAGTGGGCCAAGCACAATATTCAAACCAACGGAATAGGGCCAGGTTACTTTGCTACCAGTCAGACGGCTCCTATTAGAGTAGATGGACATCCGTTCAACGATTTTATTGTGAACCGTACCCCTGCGGGTAAGTGGGGCGATCCTTCTGAGCTAGAAGGTGCAGCCATATTCTTGTCTTCTAAGGCGAGTGACTTTGTGAATGGTCAGGTACTCTATGTAGATGGAGGTATCTTGGCTACTATCGGGAAACCAAGCAACGAGGACTGATGAGAAATCTGAAAATAATTGCAGGAATGGCTTTGCTGGCAGCTTGTCAGCAAACGCCTGTACTGATAGTGGATAATTCTCTTCCAATAGATGTGGAGGAGACCCCGATCGTTATTAGTCGATCAGCAATTGAGGCCAAGCTTCAATTGACGGAGGGAGAGTTTCCCGTTGTGATGAAAGGCGCTGAGCTATTTCCACAGCAACTGGATGATCTGGATGGGGATGGAGAATGGGACGAAATAGCCCTCATAGCACCCACTCAGGCGAATACGCCAGTACAATTAGAGTTGAATAAGACAGAAGAATATCCGGTGTTTGATCAAAGAACAAGCGTTTATCTGGGTATAGATTACCAACGTTCTGATAATTTCATAGAGAAGGATAGTGAAGTTAGAAGCCCGGAAAACATTGCGATGAAATATCCAATGATGTATCAGATGGAAGGGCCTGCATGGGAGAATGACAAGGTGGGCTTTAGGCTCTATTTCGATTCACGAAATGGGAAGGATATTTTCGGTAAGACTACTGCTGAAATGGTTTTGTCAAGAGCAGGAACGAAAAAACAGAATTATCACGAATTAGACGACTGGGGAATGGACGTTCTCAAGGTAGGAAATAGTCTGGGTGCAGGAGCTATTGCGATGCTACATGCAGATACTCTAGTACCATTGAGAAACACCGCTTCGGGCGAATACGAAACTTTGATAGAAGGTCCAGTTCGGACGATTTTCGAAGTGAGACAAAAGGGCTGGGATACTCCACTAGGATCTATCGATGTGACTGAACGAATCAGCATATGGGCTGGTCAGTATGGTTACCAGGAAGAGCTGATCACTGATATAGATGGTATCAAGTGGGTTTCGGGCATAGTCAATAAGCACAGTAAGGAAATGATCGAAGGACAAACAGACGGCACTAAGTACATCTATACCTACGATGAGCAATCAGAAAATAAGGATTACATGGGAATGGGTTTGGTCGTAAACAAGGATTCCTTTTTACTTTCTACTCAGGCGCCTGATTCAGCAGCTGCAGTGACAGAGACCTTTTATACTGTAACTAATGAAGGGAAATTCTATTTTGTAGCAGGCTGGGAGTTGACCGATCCGATGTTCGAAACACAGGAAGGATTTTCCAAGGTGATGGAGCAGCAGGCTCAGATATTCGGAAACCCCATTGAAGTGAAATAAAAATATTGGTTAAGTCTATAGATTTGGAATTAAAAAAGCCCGGGAGTACCGGGCTTTTTCTTTTCTCACTTATTCGAAATTTTATTCAGCAACGACTGACTTTTGTAGCTTCGAAGCGAAGTTACTGGCATTGTCTTTATCGATGACGATAGGATCGAAAAGGTATCCGTGGAAAGTCAAATCCATGATTTGAATCTCGGCGATCTCAGCATCTTTATCATTCAGTTTAGCCATAGTTAGCTCAACAGCTTTTTCAGCCAAAGGCTCCAAAGGCTTGTAGATAGACATGTTTTGCGTTCCTTTTTTGATTTTGTCTATTGTATCAATAGTTGGATCCATACCTGTTTTGTAGATGTTATCTACTAGTGGATCGTTTTCCGCGTATTCATTCAACGCATCGTTGAACCAGTCTGCTGCAGATAATACCCCGTCAATTTCAGAAAGATCAGGTGTCTCTTCATAAAACTTCATCAACGCGCTCATTTCATTCCAGCTATCCAATACCCAATCACCTTTGACATTGATACGTCCTTCATCGATGTAGGGCTGAAGCACTTCTAGTTGCCCTTCTCTAAACTGAATCCCGTTTATATCAGAAACTGGCCCGTTGATCATAATGATATTTCCTTCTTTGATACCATTTACCATGCTTTTGGCCTGTTGTCTACCGCATTCCAGCCCGTTGTAGGAAACATAGATGTCTACATTTTCATCCATAACTGGACGGTCATATGCCACTACCAAAACTTTATTTGCTTTGGCCAATGAAACGATTTTCTCAGAGTTGGTACCGTCTACTGCTACGATAACGATGGCTTTTACACCTTCGTCAATCAATTCTTGTGTTTGCTCTAATTGCTTGTCTAAACTCGAGTGAGCGACTTTTAAGATGGTTTCAACCCCTTGTTCTGAAAAATTCTCTTCCAGAAATCTGGCATCATTCTTCCAGCGTACACTGGCGAATTGATCGAATAACAACCCTACCTTGGTCTGCCCAAAAGACAGGAATGTGGTTAGGGTCAATAGTAAAATTATTGCTGCTTTCTTCATGCTTTGTATGTTTAATAGTAAGTAAGATTCCTTCGTCTTTCATTCATGAAGGATCTAGTCTAGGATAATAAGGCATCAGGATGACTTAAAGCTAGTAAAAAATCAATGAACAAAAAGCAGAATTGGCCTTTTGATGGCTTTTCTGGACGTAATTAGGTGATTTTCTTAAGTATTAAAAATTTAACCTATGGCTTGGTTCAGGTAGAAAAGACTATCAACCATGTCAGGAATACCTATAGGTATGTTGATGGTACACTCTCCAATATTTTTTAACAAGCTGAATTGTACTACACCCCCTTCGTTTTTCTTGTCTTGTGTGGTCAATCGTAGGATTTCCTCAAATAACTTCGGGTCGATTGATTTTGGCTGATAAGTCTTGACAAGATATGAGGTTATTTCATCAAGTTCTTCTTTGGTGAGACCCGTTAGTTTGTGTGAAAGGAAGGCTTCTGCGATCATCCCCAACGCTATGGCTTCCCCGTGCAGGAGTCTTTCGCCGGGAATCTCTAGAAAATAAGACTCGATCGCATGACCAATCGTATGTCCAAAGTTGAGAATTTTTCTCAGGCCCGATTCGAATGGGTCTTCGGTTACTACCTTTTTTTTGATCTCGATGGAGTGTGCTACGATGTCTGTCCAGTCATGATTAAATGGGTCGATGTTTTTCACTTCTTTCCAATAGGCCGCATCATAGATCAGCCCATGTTTGATCACTTCTGCAAACCCAGATCGAAGTTCTTCCTTTGGTAGAGTCTCATAAAAACCGGTGTAGATCAAAACGTTTTGCGGTTCGTTGAATACTCCGATGTGGTTTTTGAACCCGTGAAAATCGATTCCGAGTTTCCCACCTACGCTGGCATCCACTTGAGACAACAGAGTGGTTGGGATATTCAAGAAC
This is a stretch of genomic DNA from Reichenbachiella ulvae. It encodes these proteins:
- the aroB gene encoding 3-dehydroquinate synthase, whose amino-acid sequence is MENHRTEVTTDIQKSIKQFLSDKKYSQIAVIVDENTEEHCLPLVLDALPEHFLISIPSGEENKTLSTCESIWMALTEAGFDRKGLIINLGGGVIGDMGGFVASTYKRGMQFLNIPTTLLSQVDASVGGKLGIDFHGFKNHIGVFNEPQNVLIYTGFYETLPKEELRSGFAEVIKHGLIYDAAYWKEVKNIDPFNHDWTDIVAHSIEIKKKVVTEDPFESGLRKILNFGHTIGHAIESYFLEIPGERLLHGEAIALGMIAEAFLSHKLTGLTKEELDEITSYLVKTYQPKSIDPKLFEEILRLTTQDKKNEGGVVQFSLLKNIGECTINIPIGIPDMVDSLFYLNQAIG
- a CDS encoding substrate-binding domain-containing protein, with the translated sequence MKKAAIILLLTLTTFLSFGQTKVGLLFDQFASVRWKNDARFLEENFSEQGVETILKVAHSSLDKQLEQTQELIDEGVKAIVIVAVDGTNSEKIVSLAKANKVLVVAYDRPVMDENVDIYVSYNGLECGRQQAKSMVNGIKEGNIIMINGPVSDINGIQFREGQLEVLQPYIDEGRINVKGDWVLDSWNEMSALMKFYEETPDLSEIDGVLSAADWFNDALNEYAENDPLVDNIYKTGMDPTIDTIDKIKKGTQNMSIYKPLEPLAEKAVELTMAKLNDKDAEIAEIQIMDLTFHGYLFDPIVIDKDNASNFASKLQKSVVAE
- a CDS encoding DUF4861 domain-containing protein encodes the protein MRNLKIIAGMALLAACQQTPVLIVDNSLPIDVEETPIVISRSAIEAKLQLTEGEFPVVMKGAELFPQQLDDLDGDGEWDEIALIAPTQANTPVQLELNKTEEYPVFDQRTSVYLGIDYQRSDNFIEKDSEVRSPENIAMKYPMMYQMEGPAWENDKVGFRLYFDSRNGKDIFGKTTAEMVLSRAGTKKQNYHELDDWGMDVLKVGNSLGAGAIAMLHADTLVPLRNTASGEYETLIEGPVRTIFEVRQKGWDTPLGSIDVTERISIWAGQYGYQEELITDIDGIKWVSGIVNKHSKEMIEGQTDGTKYIYTYDEQSENKDYMGMGLVVNKDSFLLSTQAPDSAAAVTETFYTVTNEGKFYFVAGWELTDPMFETQEGFSKVMEQQAQIFGNPIEVK